From a single Alloactinosynnema sp. L-07 genomic region:
- a CDS encoding amino acid adenylation domain-containing protein: MSERDRLFALLAAKRGLAGADTIPRRPADAVVPLLPGQRQLWFLDQVGATDGVYTMSQVWRLTGAVDISALRAALAVLLDRHEGLRTSFAEVDGEPVQRVAAAVPPPLSIVDGGDDGIEVLRAEFARPFDLTNPPLLRAVLVRCAGEDLFALCVHHIVCDGPSLSTLVGELSALLAGQVVEGTAVSACDYAVWQADRDLAGHGRYWSSYLADVPTLLELPTDRPRPPTQSFRGASHPITVDGVAEFCAREGLTAFPVLLTAFALVLSRLSRSDDLAIGVPMRDDTRLSGCVGMLANTVALRYRLAGDPTIRAVLDQAKTDTVNALEHQSHPWELVARELVPHPDLSHNPVFQTMFVLNPAASDVASTDLGVTPLPTATTAARFDLTLAFAPEGDRHVGQIDYATDLFDASTIARFANYLQRAVAAVVSTPDARVSEIDLLTSAEWSLIATGGHVVRGVGNSRHQAGLASRGNLSDLEGDRLVLGERVAECLAALELDHTDSDAVVPSPVTYPQAPPNQDPLTPATDRLAKGRPPWEGWGLREGGFGGSTGAPVPALVAEPGALVPALVAEQAVRTPDAPAVIDGGRVLTYGELVRRANAVAWRLRERGVGPESLVALVLPAGPEAIIGIVGIHAAGAAYLPLDPTHPADRIQALLDDAKPHAVIGAGDITGDTADAPPPVELHADNLAYVIYTSGSTGAPKGVAVTHGTLANLAQAFAREHGFGPGEHVLMIPPLTFDASVGDVFPALISGAAIQPSRDPASLSGADILNAQGITMVDTAVPLWQKWVDDLAATGLPDNPAPVRAMMVGGDSVAVETIRAWSAMTGSTVFNHYGPTEATVCATTYRTTDAREIDSPRLPIGRPLPHVRAYVLDDGLRPVPHGVPGELCLGGDTLARGYLGRGDLTAERFVPDPFGEPGSRLYRTGDLARWRSDDTLEFLGRVDRQVKVRGHRIEPGEVEAACRTHPGVTDALVVARGDKLVAYLIADAVPTDLKAFLRAKLPDYMVPNETAVLDEFPLLSNGKLDHKALPAPESATKRHVEPATANGRVLAAEWARLLDRDRVSADDNFFDLGGHSLLAARMVTRVKVALGVELALQAVFETATLDELAALIDKPQDSTLDLWAEAVLPPDIKGQPAKHRDPRAILLTGATGFLGGYLLADALQHTDARIFCLVRAKDEADALDRIERTLRGYELWRPEFAHRIVPVPGDLAEPRLGLTEERFDALAAEVDLIHHCGGLVNFAKSYADLKPANVDGTLEVLRLATRHRTVPVHFVSTLGIYPLHLPGVVTEDLAPNQPEALDRGYEQSKWVADTLVRAARAAGVPVSVHRPARVTGDSRTGIGPAEDLFGRELRTVTELGALPEVDDEEDMAPVDHVAAAIGWLSRQPSALGRDFHFHNGQTIHTSVIAKTLREFGYDVEALPYARWYELLLRRAAESDDPAFTAIAAVSGPTPDRRDRVFDCSATEAALAAAGIVCPPADPALLSRYLTHYVRAGHLAPVDQGEPS; the protein is encoded by the coding sequence GTGAGCGAGCGCGACCGCCTTTTCGCCCTTCTCGCCGCCAAGCGCGGCCTGGCGGGCGCGGACACGATCCCGCGACGGCCCGCCGACGCGGTAGTGCCGCTGCTGCCCGGGCAGCGGCAGCTGTGGTTCCTCGACCAGGTGGGCGCGACTGACGGCGTCTACACGATGTCGCAGGTCTGGCGGTTGACCGGAGCGGTGGACATCTCGGCCCTGCGCGCGGCGCTGGCCGTGCTGCTGGACCGGCACGAAGGGCTGCGGACGTCGTTCGCGGAGGTCGACGGGGAACCGGTGCAGCGGGTTGCGGCGGCGGTTCCGCCCCCACTATCGATTGTAGACGGTGGGGACGACGGAATTGAGGTGCTGCGGGCGGAGTTTGCCCGGCCGTTCGACCTGACCAACCCGCCGCTGTTGCGCGCTGTGCTGGTGCGGTGTGCGGGCGAGGACCTGTTCGCGCTGTGTGTTCACCACATCGTGTGTGACGGGCCGTCGCTGTCGACGCTGGTGGGTGAGCTGAGCGCGTTGCTCGCGGGACAGGTGGTCGAGGGGACCGCGGTCTCGGCGTGCGATTACGCGGTGTGGCAAGCCGACCGCGATCTCGCGGGGCACGGGCGGTACTGGTCGTCCTACCTGGCGGACGTGCCGACGCTGCTGGAGCTGCCGACCGACCGCCCCCGTCCACCGACTCAGTCCTTCCGCGGCGCGAGTCACCCGATCACGGTTGACGGCGTCGCCGAGTTCTGCGCGCGGGAGGGCTTGACCGCGTTTCCGGTGTTGCTGACCGCGTTCGCGCTGGTCCTGAGCCGGTTGAGCCGGTCGGACGACCTGGCCATCGGCGTCCCGATGCGCGACGACACCCGCCTGTCGGGCTGTGTGGGGATGCTCGCCAACACCGTCGCCCTGCGGTATCGGCTTGCGGGCGACCCCACCATCCGCGCGGTGCTCGACCAGGCCAAGACCGACACCGTCAACGCCCTGGAACACCAGAGCCACCCGTGGGAGCTGGTCGCGCGGGAACTGGTCCCGCACCCGGACCTGAGCCACAACCCGGTCTTCCAGACGATGTTCGTCCTGAACCCGGCCGCGTCGGACGTGGCGAGCACGGACCTGGGTGTCACCCCGCTCCCCACCGCGACCACGGCGGCCCGGTTCGACCTGACGCTGGCCTTCGCCCCGGAGGGCGACCGCCACGTCGGCCAGATCGACTACGCCACCGACTTGTTCGACGCGTCGACCATCGCCCGCTTCGCGAACTACCTCCAGCGCGCCGTCGCGGCCGTAGTGTCCACTCCGGACGCTCGGGTGAGCGAGATCGACCTGCTGACGTCGGCGGAGTGGTCGTTGATCGCCACCGGCGGCCACGTTGTCCGCGGCGTTGGGAACAGCCGTCATCAGGCGGGCCTCGCCTCTCGTGGAAACCTCAGCGATCTTGAAGGCGATCGCCTGGTACTCGGCGAGCGCGTCGCCGAATGTCTTGCCGCACTCGAACTCGACCACACGGATTCGGACGCCGTTGTCCCCAGTCCCGTCACTTATCCACAGGCACCCCCAAACCAAGATCCTTTGACACCCGCCACCGATAGACTGGCCAAGGGCCGTCCCCCCTGGGAAGGGTGGGGGCTGCGCGAGGGGGGTTTTGGGGGTTCAACAGGGGCCCCGGTGCCTGCGTTGGTGGCGGAGCCAGGGGCTCTGGTGCCCGCGTTGGTGGCGGAGCAGGCTGTGCGGACGCCGGATGCGCCCGCGGTGATCGATGGTGGGCGGGTCCTTACCTACGGCGAGCTTGTTCGTCGGGCCAACGCGGTGGCGTGGCGGCTTCGGGAGCGGGGGGTCGGGCCGGAATCGCTTGTCGCGCTGGTGCTCCCCGCTGGTCCCGAGGCGATCATCGGCATTGTCGGTATCCACGCCGCGGGTGCCGCCTACCTGCCGCTCGACCCGACCCACCCCGCCGACCGCATCCAAGCGCTGCTGGACGACGCCAAGCCGCACGCTGTCATCGGGGCGGGCGACATCACCGGCGACACCGCCGACGCGCCGCCGCCGGTCGAGTTGCACGCCGACAATCTCGCCTACGTCATCTACACCTCCGGCTCCACCGGCGCCCCCAAAGGCGTCGCGGTCACCCACGGCACCCTCGCCAACCTCGCGCAAGCGTTTGCCCGCGAGCACGGGTTCGGGCCGGGCGAGCACGTTCTGATGATCCCCCCGCTCACCTTCGACGCTTCCGTCGGCGACGTCTTCCCCGCGCTGATCAGCGGCGCGGCGATCCAGCCCAGCCGTGACCCGGCGAGCCTCAGCGGCGCCGACATTCTCAACGCCCAAGGCATCACGATGGTCGACACCGCTGTGCCCCTGTGGCAGAAGTGGGTGGACGACCTGGCCGCGACCGGCCTCCCCGACAACCCGGCCCCCGTGCGCGCCATGATGGTCGGCGGGGACTCGGTCGCGGTGGAGACGATCCGCGCGTGGTCGGCCATGACCGGCTCCACCGTGTTCAACCACTACGGCCCCACCGAGGCCACCGTCTGCGCCACCACCTACCGCACGACCGACGCCCGCGAGATCGACTCGCCGCGGCTGCCCATCGGCAGGCCGCTGCCCCACGTCCGCGCCTACGTGCTCGACGACGGTCTCCGACCGGTCCCCCACGGCGTCCCCGGCGAACTCTGTCTCGGCGGCGACACGCTCGCCCGCGGGTACCTCGGCCGCGGCGACCTGACCGCCGAGCGGTTCGTGCCGGATCCGTTCGGGGAACCGGGATCGCGGCTCTACCGGACCGGTGACCTGGCCCGCTGGCGGTCCGACGACACCCTGGAGTTCCTCGGCCGCGTCGACCGACAGGTCAAGGTGCGCGGCCACCGGATCGAGCCCGGCGAGGTCGAGGCCGCCTGCCGAACCCACCCCGGCGTGACCGACGCGCTCGTCGTCGCCAGGGGTGACAAGCTGGTCGCCTATCTCATCGCCGACGCGGTGCCGACCGACCTCAAGGCTTTCCTGCGCGCCAAGCTGCCGGACTACATGGTTCCCAACGAGACGGCGGTTCTCGACGAGTTTCCGTTGCTGTCCAACGGAAAACTCGACCACAAGGCCCTGCCCGCCCCGGAATCGGCGACCAAGCGACACGTTGAGCCCGCCACCGCGAACGGCCGGGTGCTGGCCGCGGAGTGGGCCAGGCTGCTCGACCGCGACCGGGTCAGCGCCGACGACAACTTCTTCGACCTCGGCGGCCACTCCCTGCTGGCCGCGCGGATGGTCACCCGCGTCAAAGTCGCCCTGGGCGTGGAACTGGCGCTCCAAGCGGTGTTCGAGACCGCCACGCTCGACGAGTTGGCCGCGCTGATCGACAAGCCCCAGGACAGCACACTCGACCTCTGGGCCGAGGCCGTCCTGCCACCCGACATCAAGGGACAGCCCGCCAAACACCGCGACCCGCGCGCGATTCTGCTGACCGGCGCCACCGGGTTCCTCGGCGGCTACCTTCTCGCCGACGCGCTCCAGCACACCGACGCCCGGATCTTCTGTCTGGTCCGCGCCAAGGACGAGGCCGACGCGCTGGACCGGATCGAGCGGACACTGCGCGGCTACGAACTGTGGCGGCCGGAGTTCGCCCACCGGATCGTCCCGGTCCCTGGTGACCTGGCCGAGCCCCGGCTCGGGCTGACCGAGGAGCGGTTCGACGCGCTGGCCGCCGAGGTCGACCTGATCCACCACTGCGGCGGGCTCGTCAACTTCGCCAAGTCCTACGCCGACCTCAAACCCGCCAACGTCGACGGCACGCTGGAGGTCCTGCGTCTGGCCACCCGCCACCGGACCGTGCCGGTGCATTTCGTCTCCACCCTGGGCATCTACCCGCTGCACCTGCCCGGCGTGGTGACCGAGGACCTGGCCCCCAACCAGCCCGAAGCCCTCGACCGCGGCTACGAGCAGAGCAAATGGGTCGCCGACACCCTCGTCCGCGCGGCCCGCGCCGCCGGGGTGCCGGTGTCGGTGCACCGGCCCGCGCGCGTGACCGGGGACAGCCGCACCGGGATCGGGCCCGCCGAGGACCTGTTCGGCCGGGAGCTGCGCACCGTCACCGAACTCGGCGCCCTGCCGGAGGTCGACGACGAAGAGGACATGGCCCCGGTCGACCACGTCGCCGCCGCCATCGGCTGGCTGTCGCGGCAGCCGTCGGCGCTGGGCCGCGACTTCCATTTCCACAATGGACAGACGATCCACACGTCGGTGATCGCCAAGACGCTGCGGGAGTTCGGCTACGACGTCGAGGCGCTGCCCTACGCGCGGTGGTACGAGCTCCTGCTGCGCCGCGCCGCCGAGTCCGACGACCCGGCGTTCACCGCGATCGCCGCCGTGTCCGGGCCGACCCCGGACCGGCGCGACCGCGTCTTCGACTGCTCGGCCACCGAGGCCGCGCTGGCCGCGGCGGGCATCGTCTGCCCGCCCGCCGACCCGGCGCTGCTCAGCCGCTACCTCACCCACTACGTCCGAGCCGGTCATCTCGCCCCGGTCGACCAAGGAGAACCGTCGTGA